The following coding sequences lie in one Pseudomonas sp. SL4(2022) genomic window:
- a CDS encoding iron-containing alcohol dehydrogenase, with amino-acid sequence MQPFSFATTAQILCEIGASRRLAELCRERGAQRVLIVTDPGISKLGLLADVLPGFARAELTVEVFDQVVADPPEAILRAAVAQARALNAQLIVGFGGGSSMDVAKLVALLAHPDCGQELAQIYGVGNARGQRLPLILVPTTAGTGSEVTQISIITTGETTKMGVVSPLLLPDLALLDAELTLGLPPAVTAATGIDAMVHAIEAYTSALKKNPLSDLLAREALRLLAANLDEVVHNGGNREARQAMLLGSCLAGQAFANAPCAAVHALAYPLGGHFHIPHGLSNALVLPHVLAFNASVAAPLYAELAPLVLGDQLRAGSATQQTEQLIGALADFSLRSGLPTRLRDAGVPQDMLPTLAHDAMLQQRLLVNNPREVNEAQALAIYQVAY; translated from the coding sequence ATGCAGCCCTTTAGCTTTGCCACCACGGCGCAGATTCTGTGCGAGATCGGTGCGTCCCGGCGTCTGGCCGAGCTGTGCCGCGAGCGCGGTGCGCAGCGGGTGCTGATCGTCACCGATCCGGGCATCAGCAAGCTCGGCCTGCTGGCGGATGTGCTGCCAGGCTTTGCCCGCGCCGAGCTGACCGTCGAGGTGTTCGATCAGGTGGTCGCCGACCCGCCCGAGGCGATTTTGCGGGCAGCGGTTGCGCAGGCTCGTGCGCTTAACGCGCAGCTGATCGTTGGCTTTGGCGGCGGCAGTTCGATGGACGTGGCCAAGCTGGTGGCGCTGCTGGCCCATCCCGACTGTGGCCAGGAGCTGGCGCAGATTTACGGCGTTGGCAATGCCCGAGGCCAGCGCTTGCCGCTGATTCTGGTGCCGACCACCGCCGGCACCGGTTCGGAAGTCACGCAGATTTCCATCATCACCACCGGTGAAACCACCAAGATGGGCGTGGTTTCGCCGCTGCTGCTGCCGGACCTGGCGCTGCTCGATGCCGAGCTGACCCTCGGCCTGCCGCCGGCGGTCACCGCCGCCACCGGTATCGATGCCATGGTGCATGCCATTGAGGCCTACACCAGCGCGCTGAAAAAGAATCCGCTGTCCGACCTGCTGGCCCGCGAAGCGCTGCGTCTGCTGGCGGCCAACCTGGATGAAGTGGTGCACAACGGCGGCAACCGCGAGGCGCGTCAGGCCATGCTGCTGGGCTCTTGCCTGGCCGGTCAGGCGTTCGCCAACGCGCCCTGTGCAGCGGTGCATGCACTGGCCTATCCGCTGGGCGGGCATTTCCATATTCCCCACGGCCTGAGTAACGCCCTGGTGCTGCCGCATGTGCTGGCCTTCAATGCCAGCGTGGCCGCGCCGCTGTATGCCGAGCTGGCACCGCTGGTGCTGGGGGATCAGCTACGCGCGGGCAGCGCGACTCAGCAGACTGAGCAGTTGATCGGCGCACTGGCCGATTTCAGCCTGCGCAGCGGCCTGCCGACGCGTCTGCGTGATGCCGGCGTACCGCAGGACATGCTGCCGACGCTGGCGCATGACGCCATGCTGCAACAGCGCTTGCTGGTGAATAACCCACGCGAAGTGAACGAAGCCCAGGCGTTGGCCATCTACCAAGTGGCGTATTGA
- the fdhD gene encoding formate dehydrogenase accessory sulfurtransferase FdhD, with protein sequence MPRHAPTIAKESAPILLPAPTYCYVELTDAPQDGAAALASETALAISYNGISHSVMMVSPSDLEDFIYGFSLSAGLIDSFDEVYDIRLQQHDSAISAEVQVSNRAFWALKQQRRTLAGNSGCGLCGVEALEQALPQLPSLTPSPLPAAAHLQGLRTRIQTVQTMARHSGAVHAALFVDDQGQIRLCREDIGRHNALDKLLGALHRAGENPRQGFAVVTSRCSLELIHKALRAGIGTLVSLSAPTTLSVQWARQHNLNLIHLPQHSAPRVYSPAASGAAQP encoded by the coding sequence ATGCCACGTCACGCCCCGACCATCGCTAAAGAATCCGCGCCGATACTGCTGCCAGCGCCCACCTACTGCTATGTCGAACTAACGGACGCACCGCAGGACGGCGCCGCCGCGCTGGCCAGCGAAACCGCCCTGGCGATCAGCTACAACGGCATCAGCCACAGCGTGATGATGGTGTCGCCCAGCGACCTTGAAGACTTTATCTACGGTTTCAGCCTGAGTGCCGGTCTGATCGACAGCTTCGATGAGGTCTACGATATTCGCCTCCAGCAGCACGACAGCGCCATCAGCGCCGAGGTGCAGGTCAGCAACCGCGCCTTCTGGGCGCTCAAGCAGCAGCGCCGTACGCTGGCCGGCAACAGCGGCTGCGGCCTGTGCGGGGTGGAGGCGCTGGAACAAGCCCTGCCGCAATTGCCCAGCCTCACGCCCAGTCCCCTGCCGGCAGCCGCTCATTTACAAGGTTTGCGCACGCGCATTCAAACCGTACAAACCATGGCCCGCCACAGCGGCGCCGTGCATGCTGCGCTGTTTGTTGATGATCAGGGGCAGATCCGCCTGTGCCGCGAAGACATCGGCCGGCATAACGCCCTCGACAAGCTGCTCGGTGCCCTGCACCGCGCAGGGGAAAACCCGCGCCAGGGCTTTGCCGTGGTCACCAGCCGTTGCAGCCTGGAGCTGATCCACAAGGCCCTGCGCGCTGGCATCGGCACCCTGGTCAGCCTGTCTGCGCCGACCACCCTCAGCGTGCAGTGGGCGCGCCAGCACAACCTCAACCTGATTCACCTGCCCCAGCACAGCGCACCACGGGTCTACAGCCCGGCCGCATCCGGAGCCGCCCAGCCATGA
- a CDS encoding FdhF/YdeP family oxidoreductase encodes MSLQPIKPRYKPYTGAAAGWGALRSVTHFWLDSKQPFKNLRALLKTNQHGGFDCPGCAWGDSPEDGHIKFCENGAKAVNWEATKRRVDAAFFARYSVSQLREQSDYWLEYQGRLTEPMRYDAASDHYQPISWDAAFALIAEHLNALQSPNQAEFYTSGRASNEAAYLYQLFVRAFGSNNFPDCSNMCHEASGVALGQSVGVGKGSVTFADFEHSDAIFVLGQNPGTNHPRMLEPLREAVQRGAQVVCFNPLKERGLERFQHPQHALEMLSNGSEPLNTAFFRPALGGDLAALRGMAKFLLQWHREALAQGEPAVFDLAFIAEHTHGVDDYLALLDASSWDSLVEQSGLSLDELKHAALLYRRAERVIICWAMGITQHHNSVATIQEIVNLQLLRGNLGRPGAGLCPVRGHSNVQGDRTMGINERPSAAFLDALEQRFNFQVPRAQGHNTVEAINAMLDGQAKVFIGLGGNFAQATPDSPRSHAALSSCALTVQISTKLNRSHLTTGADALILPCLGRTDIDHQAGGPQAVTVEDSFSMIHASYGQLEPLSAQMRSEPAIIAGIAKATLGNHPVNWDALIADYRRIRELIADTIPGFSDFNQRLQHPGGFYLGNAAAERRWLTASHKANFKANPLPADLLPPQVRSSGQTPDLILQTLRSHDQYNTTIYGLDDRYRGVKGQRQVLFVNEADILRLGFQPGQQVDIQSIWDDGIERKVMGFTLLAFDIPAGQAAAYYPEANPLVPLQSFGAGSFTPTSKYVAIRLHAHQAPMRIL; translated from the coding sequence ATGAGCCTGCAACCGATCAAGCCACGCTATAAACCCTACACCGGCGCCGCCGCCGGTTGGGGCGCGCTGCGCAGCGTGACGCACTTCTGGCTGGACAGTAAGCAGCCCTTCAAAAACCTGCGTGCCCTGCTCAAAACCAACCAGCACGGCGGCTTCGACTGCCCCGGCTGCGCCTGGGGTGATTCACCGGAAGACGGCCACATCAAGTTCTGCGAGAACGGCGCAAAAGCGGTCAACTGGGAAGCCACCAAGCGCCGTGTGGACGCCGCCTTTTTCGCCCGCTACAGCGTCAGCCAATTGCGTGAGCAAAGCGATTACTGGCTGGAATACCAGGGCCGCCTGACCGAACCGATGCGCTATGACGCCGCCAGCGATCATTACCAACCGATCAGCTGGGACGCCGCTTTCGCCCTGATCGCCGAGCACCTGAATGCGCTGCAAAGTCCTAATCAGGCCGAGTTCTACACCTCCGGCCGCGCCAGCAACGAAGCGGCCTACCTGTATCAACTGTTCGTCCGCGCCTTTGGCAGCAACAACTTTCCCGACTGCTCGAACATGTGCCACGAAGCCAGCGGCGTGGCCCTCGGGCAGAGCGTGGGCGTCGGCAAGGGCAGTGTGACCTTCGCTGATTTTGAGCACAGCGATGCGATCTTCGTGCTTGGGCAGAACCCCGGCACCAACCACCCGCGCATGCTTGAACCGCTGCGCGAGGCGGTCCAACGTGGCGCGCAAGTGGTGTGCTTCAACCCGCTGAAGGAGCGCGGTCTGGAGCGTTTTCAGCATCCGCAACATGCGCTGGAGATGCTCAGCAACGGCTCCGAACCGCTCAACACCGCGTTCTTCCGCCCGGCCTTGGGCGGCGATTTAGCCGCCCTGCGCGGCATGGCCAAGTTCCTCCTGCAATGGCACCGCGAAGCGCTGGCCCAGGGCGAGCCGGCGGTGTTCGACTTGGCGTTTATCGCGGAACACACCCACGGCGTGGACGACTATTTAGCGCTGCTGGATGCCAGCAGTTGGGATTCGCTGGTCGAGCAATCCGGCCTGAGCTTGGACGAACTGAAGCATGCCGCCCTGCTCTACCGCCGCGCCGAGCGGGTGATCATCTGCTGGGCCATGGGCATCACCCAGCACCACAACTCGGTGGCGACCATTCAGGAAATCGTCAACCTGCAACTGCTGCGCGGCAACCTCGGCCGCCCCGGCGCTGGCCTGTGCCCGGTGCGCGGCCACAGTAACGTGCAGGGCGACCGCACCATGGGCATCAATGAGCGCCCATCGGCAGCCTTTCTCGATGCGCTGGAGCAACGCTTTAACTTCCAGGTGCCGCGCGCGCAGGGCCACAACACCGTCGAGGCGATCAACGCCATGCTCGACGGCCAGGCCAAAGTGTTTATCGGTTTGGGCGGCAACTTTGCCCAGGCCACCCCGGACAGCCCGCGCAGCCATGCCGCGCTGAGCAGCTGCGCGCTGACCGTGCAGATCAGCACCAAGCTCAACCGCAGCCACCTGACCACCGGAGCCGACGCGCTGATTTTGCCGTGCCTGGGCCGCACCGATATCGACCACCAGGCCGGCGGCCCGCAGGCGGTGACCGTGGAAGACTCGTTCAGCATGATCCACGCCTCCTACGGCCAGCTCGAACCGCTGTCGGCGCAGATGCGCTCGGAGCCGGCGATCATTGCCGGTATCGCCAAGGCTACGCTGGGTAACCATCCGGTGAACTGGGACGCGCTGATTGCCGATTACCGGCGCATCCGCGAGCTGATTGCCGACACCATTCCCGGCTTCAGCGACTTCAACCAGCGCCTGCAACACCCCGGCGGTTTCTACCTGGGCAACGCCGCTGCCGAACGCCGCTGGCTGACCGCCAGCCACAAGGCCAACTTCAAGGCCAATCCGCTGCCCGCCGACCTGCTGCCGCCGCAAGTGCGCAGCAGCGGGCAAACGCCGGACCTGATCCTGCAGACGCTGCGCTCCCACGATCAGTACAACACCACCATTTATGGTCTGGATGACCGCTACCGTGGGGTCAAAGGCCAGCGTCAGGTGCTGTTCGTCAACGAGGCCGACATCCTGCGCTTGGGTTTCCAGCCGGGGCAGCAGGTCGATATCCAGTCGATCTGGGATGACGGCATCGAGCGCAAGGTCATGGGCTTTACCCTGCTGGCCTTCGACATTCCCGCTGGCCAGGCCGCCGCCTACTACCCGGAAGCCAATCCGTTGGTGCCGCTGCAGAGTTTTGGCGCGGGCAGCTTTACCCCAACCTCGAAGTACGTGGCGATTCGCCTGCACGCGCATCAGGCGCCCATGCGCATTCTTTAA
- a CDS encoding acyl-CoA thioesterase: MNQPQHLRSDYRHFQPLTTRWHDNDVYGHVNNVTYYSFFDSAVNTYLIEVGGLDIHHGNVVGFVVSSSCDYFASIAFPERIEIGLRVGKLGNSSVQYELAVFKADEDEACAAGRFVHVFVDRRSNRPVSIPENLRAALTVLLMDSAGG; this comes from the coding sequence ATGAACCAACCCCAACACCTGCGCAGCGATTACCGACACTTCCAGCCGCTCACCACGCGCTGGCATGACAACGACGTCTACGGCCACGTCAACAACGTCACCTACTACAGCTTCTTCGACAGCGCGGTGAACACCTACCTGATTGAAGTCGGCGGCCTGGATATCCATCACGGCAACGTGGTGGGCTTTGTGGTCAGTTCCAGCTGTGATTACTTTGCCTCCATCGCCTTCCCCGAGCGCATCGAAATCGGCCTGCGGGTCGGCAAACTGGGCAACAGTTCGGTGCAGTACGAGTTGGCCGTGTTCAAGGCCGATGAAGATGAAGCCTGTGCGGCCGGACGTTTTGTCCACGTCTTCGTCGACCGCAGGAGCAACCGCCCGGTGAGCATCCCCGAGAACCTGCGCGCAGCGCTGACGGTGCTGCTGATGGACTCGGCAGGCGGTTAA